From the Deltaproteobacteria bacterium genome, one window contains:
- a CDS encoding threonylcarbamoyl-AMP synthase, protein MRAHVKLDHPQPRHIGRAVDALRSGGLAVYPTDTTYGLGCDLYAKRSVDRIYQLKGMDKKKPMSFLCSDLSEVARYAVIENRNYRILRHHLPGKYTFILPASREVPKIVQSKRRTVGVRIPDSPVCLALVRELGHPLITTTAAREVDGTMSYTNDPDDVMSAFSRSVDVFLDAGGLYGEPSTVVDLTGDSPVVLRQGSGDTSWIE, encoded by the coding sequence TTGCGTGCACATGTGAAGTTGGATCATCCTCAACCCAGGCATATTGGAAGGGCAGTGGATGCTCTTCGTTCTGGAGGACTTGCAGTTTATCCGACAGATACGACCTACGGTCTTGGCTGTGACCTTTACGCTAAAAGAAGTGTTGATCGAATTTATCAGCTTAAAGGAATGGATAAGAAAAAGCCGATGTCTTTTCTTTGCAGCGATTTATCTGAGGTCGCTCGATACGCTGTTATTGAAAACCGTAACTATCGAATTTTAAGACATCACTTGCCTGGTAAATATACGTTCATTTTGCCAGCAAGCCGTGAAGTTCCAAAAATCGTACAAAGTAAACGCCGAACGGTTGGGGTTCGAATTCCAGACAGCCCCGTTTGTTTGGCACTTGTTCGAGAACTGGGACATCCGCTCATCACAACGACGGCTGCTCGCGAAGTTGATGGAACGATGTCATACACAAATGATCCCGACGATGTGATGTCTGCATTCTCAAGATCGGTCGACGTATTTTTAGATGCGGGTGGCCTTTATGGTGAACCATCAACCGTTGTGGACTTAACTGGAGACTCACCTGTCGTTCTTCGACAAGGATCAGGGGACACAAGCTGGATAGAATAA
- a CDS encoding ParA family protein translates to MHQTRTGTYHFCKETCREAFLKPAAPAPAETAKPARVIAVLNQKGGTGKTTTALNVAAGLAQKGHSTLLIDLDPQGNVGVSLGINSPRSVYHLLFQNLSLEVATVPVRDNLDIVTSDTSLAAAEIELARIKESDRAYLLSRVLGEITDYEYVVFDCAPALSLLNYNALIYAGEVLIPVSCDYLALVGVKQVMHTLRRITEQTGKPMRLTGVVPTFFDVRKRVCVDALNHLRETFGSRALPPVRVNTRLAEAPSVKKTIFEHAPDSNGATDYLRVVEWIRSAEGAASMTRAA, encoded by the coding sequence ATGCATCAGACCCGTACGGGTACCTATCATTTTTGCAAAGAAACGTGTCGGGAGGCTTTTTTAAAGCCGGCTGCACCGGCTCCCGCGGAAACCGCGAAGCCAGCAAGAGTGATCGCCGTTCTGAATCAGAAGGGTGGTACGGGAAAGACAACCACGGCATTGAATGTAGCAGCAGGCTTGGCCCAAAAAGGTCATTCCACTTTGCTGATTGATTTAGATCCACAGGGTAATGTTGGCGTCTCTTTAGGCATCAACAGTCCACGCTCTGTGTATCACTTACTTTTTCAGAATTTGAGCTTAGAGGTAGCAACCGTTCCGGTACGAGATAACCTCGATATCGTAACGTCTGATACCAGTTTGGCTGCGGCCGAAATTGAACTGGCTCGAATTAAGGAAAGCGATAGAGCTTATTTGCTCTCTCGTGTGCTGGGAGAAATCACAGACTACGAATACGTCGTCTTTGATTGTGCACCGGCACTTTCTCTTCTGAACTACAATGCTTTGATTTACGCTGGCGAGGTTTTGATCCCCGTTAGCTGCGATTACCTAGCATTGGTGGGCGTAAAGCAAGTGATGCACACGCTTCGTAGAATTACGGAGCAAACTGGAAAGCCGATGAGGCTGACGGGTGTGGTGCCAACCTTCTTTGATGTTCGAAAACGCGTTTGCGTAGATGCTTTGAATCATCTTCGTGAAACGTTTGGTAGTCGAGCATTGCCTCCGGTACGTGTGAATACACGTCTAGCTGAGGCACCAAGTGTAAAGAAAACGATTTTCGAACATGCTCCGGATTCTAACGGGGCAACAGATTATTTGCGAGTCGTAGAATGGATCCGCAGCGCCGAAGGTGCTGCATCAATGACGAGGGCAGCCTGA
- a CDS encoding PLP-dependent transferase, translated as MKIDTLAIHAGQKPDPTTGAIMTPVYQTSTYVQSAPGVHTGYEYSRTQNPTRHALEGNLAALEGAKHGVCFASGCAATTTVMHLLEEGAHVISGDDVYGGTFRLFDKVLAHRSIDFSFVDLTKPGALEEAIRPNTRAIWTETPTNPMMKVVDLEAICKTAKKHGIKVFTDNTFATPIFQRPLEMGADVVVHSTTKFLNGHSDVVGGVACTNDDEIAEKLFFLQNSIGAVCGPWDAWLVLRGTKTLPLRMRQHDASGREIAAWLESLSDVEKVYYPGLASHPQHELAARQMTGFGGMISFVLKGGLPRANSFLKALEIFALAESLGGVESLAEHPAIMTHASVPADIRKELGIDDGLIRLSVGIEDVTDLRADLQKAFDVSRNA; from the coding sequence ATGAAGATAGATACCTTAGCCATTCATGCTGGCCAAAAACCTGATCCCACAACCGGTGCTATTATGACTCCGGTTTATCAAACATCCACCTACGTTCAAAGTGCTCCAGGCGTACACACTGGTTACGAGTATTCTCGTACACAAAACCCGACCCGCCATGCACTTGAAGGTAATCTTGCAGCACTCGAAGGCGCCAAGCATGGCGTTTGCTTTGCAAGTGGTTGCGCCGCAACGACGACCGTCATGCATCTCCTAGAAGAAGGAGCACATGTCATCTCTGGTGATGATGTTTACGGCGGTACCTTTAGATTATTCGATAAGGTCCTTGCTCATCGGTCGATTGATTTTTCATTCGTCGACCTCACCAAGCCTGGTGCGCTTGAAGAGGCGATTCGACCAAATACCCGTGCGATTTGGACTGAAACACCGACGAATCCCATGATGAAAGTGGTTGATTTAGAGGCTATCTGCAAGACCGCGAAAAAGCATGGCATCAAAGTGTTTACCGACAACACCTTCGCCACACCAATCTTCCAAAGACCTCTGGAAATGGGCGCCGACGTCGTTGTTCACTCGACAACAAAATTCCTAAACGGCCACTCTGATGTTGTGGGCGGCGTTGCATGCACCAACGATGACGAAATTGCTGAAAAACTATTCTTTTTGCAAAACTCAATCGGTGCTGTCTGCGGTCCATGGGACGCATGGCTTGTACTGCGAGGAACCAAAACATTGCCACTTCGCATGCGGCAACATGATGCATCCGGCCGTGAAATTGCGGCATGGCTTGAATCACTTAGTGACGTGGAAAAGGTTTACTATCCAGGACTTGCTTCCCACCCGCAACATGAGTTGGCGGCACGTCAGATGACTGGTTTTGGCGGAATGATTTCTTTTGTTCTCAAAGGCGGACTGCCCCGGGCAAACTCATTCTTAAAGGCGCTTGAAATTTTCGCGCTCGCAGAATCACTGGGCGGCGTAGAATCGCTGGCTGAGCACCCTGCGATTATGACTCACGCGTCAGTTCCTGCTGATATTCGTAAGGAGCTTGGTATCGATGACGGATTGATTCGGCTCTCAGTCGGTATCGAAGACGTTACCGACCTAAGAGCTGACCTACAGAAAGCATTCGACGTTAGCCGAAATGCTTAA
- a CDS encoding Na+:solute symporter, whose product MSALSYIDWSIVALYLVLSLGLGFYMRTKAGESLESYFVAGRKMSGWLVGTSMVATTFAADTPLAVTGIVAKNGIAGNWFWWSLAFSHILAAFVFARLWRRAHIITDAEFIELRYSGRAATILRVLRAFFFAVPINCIIMGWVIRAMGKIVSVLFPWDMWLGPEIYGPLLEAWPSWIAVQSPSEAISIILGVIIATTYAALGGLPSVILTDVIQFLLAMVGSILLAYFAVEHVGGLGQLVSSLQTTYGAEQASGILSFFPDTESAWLPLEMFLVYVLVQWWAQKFSDGGGILIQRMSAAKDENHALRGTSWFVVAHYALRPWPWILVGLVALVVFPLDSALLTGSHEHLATVQADREMAYPVLMAQLLPAGALGIMVTGMVAAFMSTIDTHITWGASYMVKDVYQRFIKPDATEAELVKTSRWAVLIMVLFALAVTTQIHTIEAAWKFITVMGSGIGLVSIARWFWWRINAEAEIAGLSSAAILSLVLYGPMKDYALEYQEKLLMVVVVSTAAVLITMLLTKPSTPEQLRKFYEVIRPSGFWGPVRRPEDPAAENLGKQILSWGLAAISLFSILFGLGEWMLGSTPLGICLSLGGTAGWLLALHLVGAFKDIRPKDSV is encoded by the coding sequence ATGTCTGCACTGAGTTATATCGATTGGTCTATCGTTGCGCTTTACCTCGTTCTCAGTTTGGGACTGGGCTTCTACATGCGCACGAAAGCCGGTGAAAGTCTCGAGTCGTATTTCGTCGCAGGCCGGAAGATGTCAGGTTGGCTGGTCGGTACCAGCATGGTCGCTACCACTTTTGCTGCGGACACCCCACTTGCGGTCACAGGTATCGTGGCTAAAAATGGCATCGCAGGAAACTGGTTTTGGTGGAGTCTGGCGTTCAGTCATATTCTTGCCGCTTTTGTATTCGCTCGCCTGTGGCGACGCGCTCATATCATTACCGACGCTGAATTTATTGAGCTGCGCTACAGCGGCAGAGCTGCAACGATTCTAAGAGTTCTGCGGGCATTCTTTTTTGCTGTTCCTATCAACTGTATCATTATGGGATGGGTGATTCGGGCTATGGGGAAAATAGTCAGTGTTCTCTTTCCTTGGGATATGTGGCTTGGGCCAGAGATTTACGGTCCACTCCTGGAAGCATGGCCTTCTTGGATCGCGGTCCAAAGCCCGTCTGAGGCCATCTCCATCATTCTCGGCGTTATTATCGCAACCACCTACGCAGCCCTTGGCGGTTTACCATCGGTCATTCTCACGGACGTTATTCAATTTTTACTGGCCATGGTTGGCTCAATTTTATTGGCCTACTTCGCTGTTGAACATGTAGGCGGTCTTGGACAACTGGTAAGCAGCCTGCAAACAACTTACGGCGCAGAACAAGCCTCCGGAATACTCAGCTTTTTCCCGGATACTGAATCTGCATGGTTACCGCTTGAGATGTTCCTGGTTTACGTTTTAGTGCAGTGGTGGGCGCAGAAATTTTCAGATGGTGGCGGCATATTAATCCAGCGTATGAGCGCGGCCAAAGATGAGAATCACGCTCTTCGTGGTACCAGTTGGTTTGTTGTAGCTCACTACGCACTTCGCCCATGGCCTTGGATTCTAGTAGGCTTGGTTGCTCTGGTGGTTTTCCCGTTGGACAGTGCCCTGCTGACAGGAAGCCACGAACACCTGGCTACTGTCCAAGCTGATAGGGAGATGGCCTACCCCGTTCTGATGGCTCAGCTCCTACCCGCTGGAGCACTTGGAATCATGGTTACAGGTATGGTGGCCGCATTTATGTCCACCATTGATACCCACATTACCTGGGGCGCATCTTATATGGTCAAAGATGTTTATCAGCGCTTTATCAAGCCAGATGCAACTGAGGCCGAGTTGGTTAAAACCAGTCGCTGGGCAGTCCTCATTATGGTGCTCTTTGCTCTGGCTGTTACAACGCAGATTCACACCATTGAAGCTGCCTGGAAATTCATTACCGTGATGGGCTCCGGGATTGGTCTCGTGAGTATCGCCAGATGGTTTTGGTGGCGAATCAATGCTGAGGCTGAGATTGCCGGACTTAGCAGTGCGGCTATTTTATCGTTGGTGCTCTATGGGCCGATGAAAGACTATGCACTGGAATACCAAGAGAAACTCTTAATGGTAGTCGTGGTTTCTACTGCAGCTGTGTTGATTACCATGCTTTTGACCAAGCCCTCGACTCCTGAGCAACTTCGTAAGTTTTATGAAGTCATACGCCCTTCGGGGTTTTGGGGCCCCGTTCGCCGCCCTGAAGATCCGGCGGCTGAGAATCTTGGCAAGCAGATCCTAAGCTGGGGCCTTGCAGCCATAAGCTTATTCTCGATTCTTTTTGGTCTGGGTGAATGGATGCTTGGCTCAACGCCTCTCGGCATCTGCTTAAGCCTTGGAGGCACCGCCGGATGGCTACTTGCCCTACACCTCGTCGGTGCGTTTAAAGACATACGACCGAAAGATTCAGTTTAA
- a CDS encoding rhomboid family intramembrane serine protease, with translation MFLPIGDEPNPKQTPVVNYVLIGLNTLIFLFISLPLMRQLPSVTDPLFSEYIRVLSGETGVAQNILATSTSAYDLMTYRFGFKPADPSIMTIFSSMFLHAGWAHLLGNMLFLWIFGDNLEARLGPAKYLLVYLGTGVAATIFFAVFQPDSYIPLVGASGAISGVLGCYFLWFPKNQVKVFIWVLFFVRIINLPARVVLGFYLIVENFFPFILGTGSGGVAHGAHIGGFVAGLMVVMGLKHWGKDSSLNHSGPTWSSPNQGDTIRTLPDLIAGGDWDEALQAFVKMTPTQRHLLDDWDLVQLADGLTETRRFDAALAVLQRFLATRPHSDILGIVHLRAGMVQVDGLNRESAGYQHLQAVLDYNVPAEVEAKAREMIEAIDNRRRMSIH, from the coding sequence TTGTTTTTACCCATTGGGGATGAGCCCAATCCCAAGCAAACACCCGTGGTGAATTACGTCCTCATTGGCTTGAATACACTCATCTTTTTGTTCATTAGCCTACCGCTGATGCGGCAATTGCCCTCAGTCACAGACCCTTTGTTCTCTGAGTATATCCGGGTTCTTTCAGGAGAGACTGGTGTGGCTCAGAACATTCTGGCAACGTCGACCTCGGCTTACGATTTGATGACCTATCGCTTCGGTTTTAAACCCGCTGATCCGAGTATTATGACGATTTTTTCGTCTATGTTTCTGCACGCGGGTTGGGCCCATCTTTTAGGGAATATGCTCTTTTTGTGGATTTTTGGTGATAACCTTGAGGCACGTCTTGGACCAGCTAAGTACTTGTTGGTCTATTTAGGCACGGGGGTGGCTGCAACCATTTTCTTCGCAGTCTTTCAGCCAGATTCTTATATTCCCCTGGTAGGTGCATCTGGTGCCATTTCCGGGGTTCTGGGCTGCTATTTTCTTTGGTTCCCAAAAAACCAGGTGAAGGTTTTCATTTGGGTTCTTTTCTTCGTTCGCATCATTAACCTACCGGCGCGGGTGGTGTTGGGTTTCTACCTTATTGTAGAAAACTTTTTCCCGTTTATATTGGGCACAGGCTCCGGCGGTGTTGCTCATGGGGCCCATATCGGCGGCTTTGTCGCGGGACTCATGGTGGTCATGGGATTAAAGCATTGGGGTAAAGATTCAAGCTTGAATCACTCGGGGCCCACATGGAGCTCGCCCAACCAGGGCGATACGATTCGGACTCTTCCAGACCTGATTGCAGGTGGCGATTGGGATGAAGCTCTCCAAGCTTTCGTGAAAATGACCCCCACTCAGCGGCACTTACTCGATGACTGGGATTTGGTACAACTCGCGGATGGTCTTACTGAGACACGGCGCTTCGATGCTGCTTTGGCAGTCTTACAACGTTTTCTGGCCACCCGTCCTCACAGCGATATCTTGGGGATTGTTCATTTGCGGGCAGGAATGGTGCAAGTGGACGGTCTGAACCGAGAATCAGCCGGTTACCAGCATTTGCAGGCAGTTTTAGACTACAACGTCCCCGCCGAAGTTGAAGCCAAAGCCCGCGAAATGATTGAAGCTATTGATAACCGCCGTCGCATGTCCATTCATTAG